In Clostridium sporogenes, one genomic interval encodes:
- the selB gene encoding selenocysteine-specific translation elongation factor: MKNVIIGTAGHIDHGKTTLIKALTGRETDTLREEKDRGISINLGFTFFDLPSGKRAGIVDVPGHEKFVKNMLAGVSGIDIVLMVIAADEGIMPQTKEHLEILQLLNVNKGIIVLTKTDMVEPEWLDMVKEDLREELKDTFLEDADIYPVSSKTREGIDELIKAIDNITEHIETKDVQGHFRLPVDRVFSITGFGTVVTGTVISGSIKEGQTVQIYPSKVVTKVRGIQVHDEPTKIAEAGQRCAINLSNIKKTEVDRGDIISIEKLMEPSMMIDCRLYYLKSASKPLENRQRVRLYNGTSEIICRVVILDKESLNPGEEGYVQLRLEKPITCQRNDRYVIRSYSPMITIAGGSIIDPLPKKAKRFNEKYIEELELKESGDTSNIIEKIIEKLSSKFPNKDEILKALGKNEENVSDEIEELIKLQKVVSFSNGDKKVYTHINYIDKKVKEMTSILKEFHEKNPLKWGVSKEELRIRVLGKDIKQKTYDKLLELLESKELIKIHGKYISEHNFNVEFNKEQKDIYDRIIANYKKGKYSPPKYEELISREQNAIEFKRVYEAILEEGTLFKVNEDCILLTSDYNEAKEKVKKYIEYNGKITVGQFRDMMDTSRKYSLAILEHFDGIKFTKRNGDERVLY, translated from the coding sequence ATGAAGAACGTAATAATAGGAACAGCTGGACATATAGATCATGGTAAAACCACTTTAATAAAAGCATTAACAGGAAGAGAAACAGATACTCTTAGAGAAGAAAAAGATAGAGGTATATCCATTAATTTGGGTTTTACATTTTTTGATCTACCTTCAGGGAAAAGGGCAGGAATTGTAGATGTACCAGGACATGAAAAGTTTGTTAAGAACATGCTAGCTGGAGTAAGTGGTATAGATATAGTTCTTATGGTTATTGCTGCAGATGAAGGCATTATGCCTCAAACTAAAGAGCACTTAGAAATACTCCAATTACTCAATGTTAATAAAGGTATAATTGTTCTTACAAAAACCGATATGGTGGAGCCAGAGTGGTTAGACATGGTTAAAGAAGACTTAAGAGAAGAACTAAAGGATACTTTTTTAGAAGATGCGGATATATACCCAGTATCTTCTAAGACTAGAGAAGGAATAGATGAATTAATAAAAGCTATAGATAACATTACAGAACATATAGAAACAAAGGATGTACAGGGGCACTTTAGATTACCTGTAGATAGAGTTTTCTCTATAACGGGTTTTGGAACTGTAGTAACAGGTACAGTAATTAGTGGTTCTATAAAAGAAGGACAAACCGTTCAGATTTACCCTTCAAAGGTTGTTACAAAGGTTAGAGGAATTCAAGTCCATGATGAACCAACTAAAATAGCAGAGGCAGGACAGAGATGTGCAATAAATTTATCTAATATAAAAAAGACCGAGGTAGATAGAGGAGATATAATATCTATAGAAAAGCTAATGGAACCATCCATGATGATAGATTGTAGGTTATATTATTTAAAAAGTGCATCAAAGCCACTAGAAAATAGACAAAGAGTTAGATTATATAATGGAACTAGTGAAATAATATGCAGGGTTGTTATATTAGACAAAGAGTCCTTAAATCCAGGGGAAGAAGGATATGTTCAATTAAGATTAGAAAAGCCTATAACTTGCCAGAGAAATGATAGATATGTTATAAGATCTTATTCTCCAATGATAACTATAGCAGGAGGTTCCATAATAGATCCATTACCTAAGAAGGCAAAACGATTTAATGAAAAATATATAGAAGAATTAGAACTAAAAGAAAGTGGAGATACTTCTAATATAATAGAAAAAATTATAGAAAAATTAAGTTCTAAGTTCCCAAATAAGGATGAAATATTAAAAGCATTAGGGAAAAATGAAGAAAACGTATCAGATGAAATAGAAGAACTAATAAAGTTACAAAAGGTAGTATCTTTTAGTAATGGAGATAAAAAAGTATATACCCATATAAATTATATAGATAAAAAAGTAAAAGAAATGACATCTATATTAAAAGAGTTTCATGAAAAAAATCCTCTTAAATGGGGAGTATCTAAGGAAGAGCTAAGAATAAGGGTTTTAGGTAAGGATATAAAACAAAAGACCTATGATAAACTTTTAGAACTTTTAGAGAGTAAAGAACTAATAAAAATTCATGGTAAATATATTTCTGAGCACAATTTTAATGTGGAGTTTAACAAAGAACAAAAGGATATTTATGATAGAATAATAGCTAACTATAAAAAAGGAAAATACAGTCCACCTAAATATGAAGAACTTATTTCCCGGGAACAAAATGCAATAGAATTTAAAAGAGTTTATGAAGCTATACTAGAAGAAGGAACTTTATTTAAAGTAAATGAAGACTGTATACTTTTAACATCAGATTATAATGAAGCCAAGGAAAAGGTGAAGAAATATATAGAGTATAATGGAAAAATAACAGTAGGCCAGTTTAGAGATATGATGGATACTAGTAGAAAGTATTCTTTAGCTATATTAGAACATTTTGATGGAATAAAATTTACAAAGAGAAATGGGGACGAAAGAGTTTTATATTAG
- the selA gene encoding L-seryl-tRNA(Sec) selenium transferase, translating into MDKKQLLRNLPKIDELLKEEIVNKYLQSNSRTLVVDSLRQSIDYYRNEILKSAIENFTKENVINYFTDILEENKSTKFKKVINATGVVIHTNLGRSLLAKEAIENVVKVSENYSNLEYDLKEGKRGSRYSHVEELIKKVTGAEAAMVVNNNAAAVMLALNTLCEEKEAIVSRGQLVEIGGSFRVPDVMKFSRAHLVEVGTTNRTHLYDYENNINENTGVLLKVHTSNFKIMGFTEEVSSEEMVQLGEKYKLPVMEDIGSGTLVDFSKYGFTYEPTVQSSLENGVDVVTFSGDKMLGGPQAGIIVGKKKYIDKMKKNQLTRALRIDKMTLAALEGTLKYYIDEKEAIENIPTLNMILSSKEIHKKRAQRLKRRLQNNVKDFNFKVSEELSMVGGGSMPGERIPTYVVKVNSDKITAEKIEEKLRLSKNPIIVRVSKDEVILDVRTLFERDFNIIVEEFKKLLK; encoded by the coding sequence ATGGATAAAAAACAATTATTACGTAATCTACCCAAAATAGATGAACTTTTAAAAGAAGAGATTGTTAATAAGTATTTGCAAAGCAATTCTAGAACCTTAGTAGTAGATAGTCTTAGGCAATCCATAGATTACTATAGAAATGAAATTTTAAAAAGTGCCATAGAGAATTTTACTAAGGAAAATGTTATAAATTATTTCACAGATATTTTAGAGGAGAATAAAAGTACTAAATTTAAAAAAGTTATTAATGCTACAGGTGTAGTAATACATACTAATTTAGGAAGATCCTTATTAGCTAAAGAGGCTATAGAAAATGTGGTAAAAGTGTCAGAAAACTATAGTAATTTAGAATACGATTTAAAAGAAGGAAAACGTGGATCAAGATATAGTCATGTAGAAGAACTTATTAAGAAAGTTACAGGTGCTGAAGCTGCCATGGTAGTTAATAATAATGCAGCGGCAGTTATGTTAGCTTTAAATACTCTTTGTGAGGAAAAGGAAGCTATAGTATCAAGAGGTCAATTAGTAGAGATAGGAGGTTCCTTTAGGGTACCAGACGTAATGAAGTTTAGTAGAGCTCATTTAGTTGAAGTAGGTACTACCAATAGAACCCATTTATATGATTATGAAAATAATATAAATGAAAATACAGGGGTTTTACTTAAAGTCCATACTTCAAATTTTAAGATAATGGGCTTTACAGAAGAGGTATCTTCAGAAGAAATGGTACAATTAGGTGAAAAATATAAGTTACCTGTAATGGAGGACATAGGTAGTGGTACCTTAGTTGATTTTTCTAAGTATGGTTTTACTTATGAACCGACTGTTCAAAGCAGCCTTGAAAATGGAGTAGATGTGGTAACCTTTAGTGGAGATAAAATGTTAGGAGGACCACAAGCAGGCATAATAGTAGGTAAAAAGAAATACATAGATAAAATGAAAAAGAATCAATTAACTAGAGCTTTAAGAATAGATAAAATGACTTTGGCAGCATTAGAAGGAACATTAAAATATTATATAGATGAAAAGGAAGCGATAGAAAATATTCCAACATTAAACATGATTCTAAGCTCTAAAGAAATCCATAAAAAAAGGGCTCAAAGATTGAAAAGAAGACTTCAAAATAATGTTAAAGATTTTAATTTTAAAGTATCAGAAGAGCTTTCTATGGTAGGTGGAGGTTCAATGCCAGGGGAAAGAATACCTACCTATGTAGTAAAAGTGAATAGTGATAAAATAACAGCAGAAAAGATAGAAGAAAAATTAAGATTAAGTAAAAATCCTATAATAGTTAGAGTAAGCAAAGATGAAGTAATATTAGATGTGAGAACTTTATTTGAGAGAGATTTTAATATAATAGTAGAAGAATTTAAAAAATTATTAAAATAA
- the selD gene encoding selenide, water dikinase SelD, with protein MSNNINIKEGEACSIEKKEIRLTELSRTSGUAAKIAPGVLSKILSKLPKMESENLIVGIETADDAAVYKINDNTAIIQTLDFFTPIVDDPYMFGQIAAANSLSDVYAMGGKPVVALNIVCFPSCLPIEVLGEILKGGADKVMEAGAVVIGGHTVDDNEPKYGLSVTGIVHPDKVLKNYGCREGEVLITTKPLGIGIINTAIKGDMASKEAKDEAVKSMSTLNKYAGEIIAKYNVSACTDITGFGFLGHAYEMASASNVTLKFNHKKIAYIKEAEEYAEFGLVPAGAYANRDHIEGNFEFKDVPVFMQDILFDPQTSGGLLISCSKEESEKIMEELNKLELKSSIVGEVIKKQDKYIIVE; from the coding sequence ATGTCAAATAATATAAATATTAAAGAAGGAGAAGCTTGTTCTATAGAAAAAAAAGAAATAAGGCTTACAGAGCTTTCAAGAACATCAGGATGAGCGGCTAAGATAGCACCGGGAGTGCTCTCAAAAATACTTTCAAAATTGCCTAAAATGGAAAGTGAAAATTTAATAGTAGGAATAGAAACTGCAGATGATGCAGCAGTATATAAAATAAATGATAATACAGCTATAATACAAACATTAGATTTTTTTACACCTATAGTAGATGATCCATACATGTTTGGCCAAATAGCTGCAGCTAACTCTTTAAGTGATGTTTATGCTATGGGAGGTAAACCAGTAGTAGCACTGAATATAGTTTGTTTTCCCTCCTGTTTACCTATAGAAGTTTTAGGGGAAATATTAAAAGGTGGAGCGGATAAAGTTATGGAAGCAGGAGCTGTAGTAATAGGAGGACATACTGTTGACGATAATGAGCCTAAATATGGTTTGTCAGTAACAGGTATTGTACATCCGGATAAAGTTTTAAAAAATTATGGATGTAGAGAAGGGGAAGTTTTAATTACTACAAAGCCTTTGGGAATAGGTATTATAAATACTGCAATAAAAGGAGATATGGCATCTAAAGAAGCAAAAGATGAAGCAGTGAAATCTATGAGCACTTTAAATAAATATGCAGGAGAAATAATAGCTAAATATAATGTAAGTGCTTGTACGGATATTACTGGTTTTGGTTTTCTAGGGCATGCGTATGAGATGGCTAGTGCATCAAATGTTACTTTAAAATTTAACCATAAGAAGATAGCATATATAAAAGAAGCAGAGGAATATGCTGAATTTGGATTAGTTCCAGCAGGAGCGTACGCTAATAGAGATCATATTGAAGGAAATTTTGAGTTTAAAGATGTTCCTGTATTTATGCAGGATATATTATTTGATCCTCAAACTTCAGGTGGACTATTGATTTCCTGTTCAAAAGAAGAGTCAGAAAAAATTATGGAAGAATTAAATAAATTAGAGTTAAAATCTTCTATTGTAGGAGAAGTTATAAAGAAACAAGATAAATATATTATAGTTGAATAA
- a CDS encoding D-alanyl-D-alanine carboxypeptidase family protein: protein MKPIFYKILCSILLLSLFFSNVALAKDSKQNLKIAADGVVLMDSKTGKIIYSKNPDKPYPPASTTKTMTALLTLERGNLDDIVTIGRKPPLAEGSKIYILEGEKIKVRDLLYGLLLASANDCAEALAEYLSGSLDNFSKDMNKRAKELGCTSTNFVNPSGLYNDKHRTSARDLAIIMNELVKQPEYSKIATTLSYNIPPTNKSKEKRPLWNENRLIQKHSHFYYKGCEGGKTGYTVQSDHSYVASVNKNNHRLIVALVHDKEKNFFDDAVKLFNYGFNNFTLNLLYSKDSYVTTYTNNNLKVPLYASEDFYYLKPKDDNTAPDLRLENTNLKNLKFKKGDVVLSANLSRGSNSVGSLTLKSGVDHESVNLFNNNVITKHLNTKNIILICLASICIIFLIFKIAKKNLKSKKNNNKFYF, encoded by the coding sequence ATGAAGCCCATTTTTTATAAAATATTATGTTCCATTTTATTATTATCCTTATTTTTTTCCAATGTAGCTTTGGCAAAGGATTCTAAACAAAACTTAAAAATAGCCGCTGATGGTGTTGTATTAATGGATTCAAAAACCGGTAAAATAATTTATTCGAAAAATCCAGATAAACCATATCCTCCAGCTTCCACTACAAAAACAATGACTGCTCTTTTAACTTTAGAAAGAGGTAACTTAGATGACATCGTCACTATAGGTCGTAAGCCACCTTTGGCTGAGGGAAGCAAAATATACATATTAGAAGGTGAAAAAATTAAAGTAAGAGATCTATTATATGGGCTTTTACTAGCTTCAGCTAACGATTGTGCTGAAGCATTAGCTGAATATCTCAGTGGATCTTTAGATAATTTTTCAAAAGATATGAATAAACGAGCTAAAGAATTAGGTTGCACAAGTACTAATTTTGTAAATCCTAGTGGGCTATATAATGATAAGCATAGAACTTCTGCTAGAGATTTAGCTATTATTATGAATGAGCTAGTTAAACAACCTGAATATAGTAAAATAGCCACAACTCTTTCTTACAATATTCCACCTACAAACAAATCAAAAGAAAAGAGACCTTTGTGGAATGAAAATAGACTAATACAAAAACATTCACATTTTTATTATAAAGGTTGTGAAGGTGGGAAAACAGGATATACTGTTCAATCAGATCATTCTTATGTAGCTAGTGTTAACAAAAATAATCATAGACTTATAGTAGCTCTTGTTCATGATAAAGAAAAAAATTTTTTTGATGATGCAGTAAAACTATTTAACTACGGATTTAATAATTTTACATTAAATCTTCTATACTCTAAAGACTCTTATGTAACTACTTATACAAATAACAACTTAAAAGTTCCGTTATATGCCTCAGAAGACTTTTATTATCTAAAACCCAAAGATGATAATACAGCTCCTGATTTAAGATTAGAAAATACAAATTTAAAAAATCTTAAATTTAAAAAAGGCGATGTAGTTTTAAGTGCTAATTTAAGTCGAGGTTCTAATAGTGTAGGGAGTTTAACTTTAAAAAGTGGTGTAGATCATGAATCGGTTAACTTATTCAATAATAATGTTATTACTAAACATTTAAATACCAAAAATATAATTTTAATCTGCTTAGCATCCATTTGTATAATATTTTTGATATTTAAAATCGCCAAAAAAAATTTAAAATCAAAAAAGAACAACAATAAATTTTATTTTTAA
- a CDS encoding helix-hairpin-helix domain-containing protein produces MKDKKKIIGSIAIVSILAVFTVIGYVLSKPEKTNIKEEEIFVENVKSTEKENSKLEKEITVYVNGEVKNPGVYKLNENSRVEELIKISGGYTSNADTGKLNLAKKLKDEDYIYIEKKGENNGGTNNSAAPTNSGISTEGKVDLNTASKEELKTIPGIGDVTAQKILDYREKQGTFKNFEDLKAIGRIGDKTIEKIKEKAEIR; encoded by the coding sequence ATGAAAGATAAAAAGAAGATAATAGGATCTATAGCAATAGTTTCTATCTTAGCAGTCTTTACAGTAATAGGATATGTACTGTCAAAACCAGAAAAAACTAATATAAAGGAAGAAGAAATATTTGTAGAAAATGTTAAAAGTACAGAAAAGGAAAATTCAAAATTAGAAAAAGAGATAACTGTTTATGTAAATGGGGAAGTTAAGAATCCAGGTGTATATAAGCTCAATGAGAACAGCAGAGTAGAAGAACTTATAAAAATTTCAGGTGGATATACTAGTAATGCAGATACAGGTAAATTAAATTTAGCAAAAAAGCTTAAAGATGAGGATTATATTTATATAGAAAAAAAAGGAGAAAATAATGGAGGGACAAATAATAGCGCAGCACCAACTAATTCTGGAATTAGTACAGAGGGAAAAGTAGATTTGAATACTGCATCTAAGGAAGAACTAAAAACCATACCAGGCATAGGAGATGTAACTGCGCAAAAGATACTAGATTATAGAGAAAAACAGGGAACTTTTAAAAATTTTGAAGATTTAAAAGCTATAGGAAGAATAGGAGATAAAACTATAGAAAAAATAAAAGAAAAAGCTGAAATAAGGTAG
- a CDS encoding RidA family protein: MEKVVISTKKAPAALGAYSQAIKIGDLLFTSGQIPLDPATGELISDDITKATERSMENLKAVLEEAGTSFEKVVKTVIFLKDMNDFAAVNEVYAKYFKENPPARSCVQVGKLPKDALVEIELVAMI; encoded by the coding sequence ATGGAAAAAGTAGTTATAAGTACAAAAAAAGCTCCAGCAGCATTAGGCGCATATTCACAGGCTATAAAAATAGGAGATTTATTATTTACTTCAGGACAAATTCCACTAGATCCAGCAACAGGAGAATTAATTTCTGATGATATTACAAAAGCAACAGAAAGATCTATGGAAAACTTAAAAGCTGTTTTAGAAGAAGCAGGAACTTCTTTTGAGAAGGTTGTAAAGACAGTTATCTTCTTAAAAGATATGAATGATTTTGCAGCAGTAAATGAAGTGTATGCAAAATATTTTAAAGAAAATCCACCTGCAAGATCTTGTGTACAAGTCGGTAAATTACCAAAAGATGCTTTAGTAGAAATAGAATTAGTGGCTATGATATAG
- a CDS encoding LCP family protein has protein sequence MGNDIKKKKKTSRRKKRRSLKIIIILFSFIILLGILGYFYLLGFANNSKLGEGKINTKKAGAGEPVNILVMGVDIGDPNSKEASDPKRTDTMLVVNYNPKTKNINIVSVPRDTRVTMNGKKIKINSAHAINGVNGSIAAVENLLGIEINNYAKIDYEGFRKVIDAIGGVEMDITRNMNYDDPSQNLHIHFQNGTKVHLDGKKAEEFFRWRKNNNGTGFADGDLGRIENQHKFISKVVEKVKSPSIIPKIPNILSTIPDYVETDMSPEEIIKYGYAVTKGDKSSINMITLKGEAKYIGNVSYFIYDREKNRDIVYTLKAGGTSQKDNNTEIDKSEIKIKVLNGTKVNGLAADCERKLKEMGYSNIVTGNGERRDFTKVRLKKDSSISTGEIENYLNIPNIEKNIQSDENFDIIILLGKDFANNRN, from the coding sequence ATGGGGAATGATATTAAAAAGAAAAAAAAGACTAGTAGAAGAAAAAAAAGGAGAAGTTTAAAAATTATCATTATACTCTTTTCTTTTATTATACTATTAGGAATATTAGGTTATTTTTACCTTTTGGGATTTGCTAACAACTCTAAATTAGGAGAGGGTAAAATAAATACTAAAAAAGCGGGAGCAGGAGAGCCTGTAAATATACTTGTTATGGGTGTAGATATTGGAGATCCTAATTCTAAAGAAGCATCAGACCCTAAAAGAACAGATACTATGCTTGTAGTGAATTATAATCCTAAAACTAAAAATATAAATATAGTTTCCGTGCCAAGGGATACTCGTGTAACTATGAATGGGAAAAAAATAAAAATAAATTCAGCTCATGCTATAAATGGAGTAAACGGTTCTATAGCAGCTGTAGAAAATCTTTTAGGCATAGAAATAAACAACTATGCTAAGATAGATTATGAAGGATTTAGAAAGGTTATAGATGCTATAGGCGGAGTAGAGATGGATATAACAAGAAATATGAATTATGATGATCCATCTCAAAATTTACACATACATTTTCAAAATGGTACTAAAGTACATTTAGATGGAAAAAAGGCAGAAGAGTTTTTTAGATGGAGAAAAAATAACAATGGTACAGGTTTTGCAGATGGAGATTTAGGTAGAATAGAAAATCAACATAAATTTATATCAAAGGTAGTGGAAAAAGTCAAAAGCCCAAGTATAATACCTAAAATTCCAAATATATTAAGCACTATACCAGATTATGTAGAAACAGATATGTCTCCAGAAGAAATAATTAAATACGGGTATGCCGTAACTAAAGGGGATAAATCTAGCATTAACATGATTACTCTTAAAGGTGAAGCTAAATATATAGGTAATGTTTCGTATTTTATATATGATAGAGAAAAAAATAGAGATATAGTATATACTTTAAAAGCAGGAGGAACATCACAAAAGGATAACAATACGGAGATAGATAAAAGTGAAATTAAAATTAAAGTATTAAATGGTACAAAAGTTAATGGTTTGGCTGCTGATTGCGAAAGAAAGTTAAAAGAAATGGGATATAGTAATATTGTTACAGGTAATGGAGAAAGAAGAGACTTCACAAAAGTTCGTCTAAAAAAAGATAGTTCTATATCTACAGGAGAAATAGAGAATTATTTAAATATTCCAAATATAGAGAAAAATATCCAATCAGATGAAAACTTTGATATAATAATATTATTAGGAAAAGATTTTGCTAATAATAGGAATTAA
- a CDS encoding RluA family pseudouridine synthase — translation MDNKLIFVVKEINHNIDIKDYLKEMENLSGRFIRKAVRDGRIFVNGEKVIKKHKLSQDDLIEIYMQEDEHQNIEPEDINIEIVYEDSDIIVINKKPGIVVHPTKSHPTGTLSNGILYHFKKKGEKSIVRLVNRLDRDTSGLVIVAKNQFSHMRLASDMSKDSFRKIYIAVVHGSMKEKKGTINLPIYKEEGSESIKRIVDDRGQESITTYEVLEELSKGSVVKLELETGRTHQIRVHMSHLGHHLYGDSLYGRGEEEKEYIERQALHAYKLEFPHPRTGNILKLQCSLPEDIKNLIEKIK, via the coding sequence ATGGATAATAAATTAATTTTTGTAGTTAAAGAAATAAATCATAATATTGATATAAAAGATTATTTAAAAGAAATGGAAAATTTATCAGGAAGATTTATTAGGAAAGCTGTTAGGGATGGAAGAATTTTTGTGAATGGGGAAAAAGTAATAAAGAAACACAAATTATCACAGGATGATTTAATAGAAATTTATATGCAAGAAGATGAACATCAAAATATAGAGCCAGAAGATATAAATATAGAAATAGTGTATGAAGATAGTGACATTATAGTTATAAACAAAAAACCTGGTATAGTAGTACATCCTACTAAAAGTCACCCTACGGGAACTTTATCTAATGGAATATTATATCATTTTAAGAAAAAAGGAGAAAAATCTATAGTAAGATTAGTTAATAGATTAGATAGAGATACATCTGGGTTAGTAATAGTAGCTAAAAATCAGTTTTCACATATGAGATTAGCTTCAGACATGAGCAAAGATAGTTTTAGGAAAATATATATAGCAGTAGTGCATGGAAGTATGAAAGAAAAAAAGGGAACAATTAATTTACCTATATATAAAGAAGAAGGAAGTGAATCTATTAAAAGGATAGTAGATGATAGAGGACAAGAAAGTATAACTACATATGAGGTTTTAGAAGAATTATCTAAAGGTAGTGTAGTTAAGTTAGAATTAGAAACGGGAAGAACTCATCAAATTAGAGTACATATGTCCCATTTAGGGCATCATCTTTATGGGGATTCTTTATATGGAAGGGGAGAAGAAGAGAAAGAATACATAGAAAGGCAAGCCCTACACGCTTATAAATTAGAATTTCCACATCCTAGAACGGGAAATATTTTAAAATTACAATGTAGTTTACCAGAGGATATAAAAAATTTAATAGAAAAAATAAAATAA
- a CDS encoding MBOAT family O-acyltransferase, whose protein sequence is MVFSSQIFIFIFLPLTLIIYYTLGNILSNNILKNCISLFASLIFYSWGGVKYLPVLCSSIFINYIFGLIIDKLKDKKRLKKIILLAGIMLNLILLFYYKYYDFVIGNINRISNVTFQYKEIALPIGISFFTFQGMSYIIDIYRNDANVNKNIFSVALYISFFPQLIAGPIVKYKDIDNQIRKRKETMEYFSYGIERFVIGLSKKVIIADTVAGIADTIFSLSNVGIDQPTAWLGAIFYTFQIYFDFLGYSDMAIGLGYLFGFKFMENFNYPYISKSITEFWRRWHISLSTWFKEYLYIPLGGNRKGNTYLNLFIVFFTTGLWHGASWNFIAWGIWNGIFIIIEKIINKKRWYIKIPSFIKTTITMFIVILGWVLFRANGLMDAINYLSIMFGINKATTVTYQFSYFVNKKIVFWMFMSIVGCTPVIGNILKSHQNKKIFQIAKTIFIGILLIISIIFIVNSTYSPFIYFQF, encoded by the coding sequence ATGGTATTTAGTTCTCAAATATTTATTTTTATATTTTTACCATTAACTTTAATTATTTACTATACATTAGGAAATATTCTTTCAAATAATATTTTAAAGAATTGTATTTCCCTCTTTGCAAGTCTAATATTTTATTCATGGGGAGGGGTAAAATATTTACCAGTTCTTTGCAGTTCCATTTTTATAAATTATATTTTTGGATTAATTATAGACAAGCTTAAAGATAAAAAAAGATTAAAAAAGATTATTCTATTAGCAGGTATAATGCTAAATTTAATTTTACTTTTTTATTATAAATATTATGATTTTGTAATAGGAAATATTAATAGAATTTCCAATGTTACATTCCAATATAAGGAAATCGCGTTACCTATAGGCATTTCATTTTTTACATTTCAGGGTATGTCATACATAATTGATATATATAGAAATGATGCAAATGTTAATAAAAATATTTTTTCTGTTGCATTATATATATCATTTTTCCCTCAATTAATAGCTGGCCCTATTGTAAAATATAAAGATATAGATAATCAAATAAGAAAAAGAAAAGAAACTATGGAATATTTTAGTTATGGTATTGAAAGATTTGTTATAGGATTATCAAAAAAAGTAATTATTGCTGACACTGTAGCTGGGATAGCTGACACAATATTTTCACTTTCAAATGTAGGAATTGATCAGCCTACTGCATGGTTGGGAGCTATTTTCTATACTTTTCAAATATACTTTGATTTTTTAGGGTATTCAGATATGGCTATTGGGTTAGGTTATTTATTTGGTTTTAAATTTATGGAAAACTTCAATTATCCATATATATCAAAATCTATAACCGAATTTTGGAGAAGATGGCATATATCTTTATCTACTTGGTTTAAAGAATATCTTTATATACCATTAGGAGGAAATAGAAAGGGTAATACATATTTAAATTTGTTTATTGTTTTTTTTACTACAGGATTGTGGCATGGAGCTTCATGGAATTTTATTGCATGGGGAATATGGAATGGTATATTTATAATTATTGAAAAAATTATAAATAAAAAAAGATGGTATATAAAAATCCCTTCTTTTATAAAAACAACAATTACTATGTTCATCGTTATATTAGGATGGGTGTTGTTTAGAGCTAATGGCTTGATGGATGCAATAAATTATTTATCAATAATGTTCGGAATAAATAAAGCTACAACAGTTACATATCAATTTAGTTACTTTGTTAATAAAAAAATAGTATTTTGGATGTTTATGTCAATTGTAGGATGCACTCCTGTAATCGGTAATATATTGAAATCACATCAAAACAAAAAAATATTTCAAATAGCAAAAACAATATTTATTGGAATTTTATTAATTATTTCAATAATATTTATAGTTAATTCTACATATAGTCCATTTATTTACTTTCAATTTTAA